The sequence below is a genomic window from Cryptococcus neoformans var. neoformans B-3501A chromosome 8, whole genome shotgun sequence.
TCCAACGTCCTTACCCTCCGACTGAACGCTAGATCCTCCATGTGCCACCCGTTCTGCGCGAGTCGTCGCCAGTATTCATCCGCCCAATATCGGGCGTTTTGGCGAGTTTGGAGAGGGAGGTGAAGACgagtggagatgatggccATATGGACCATggcgagggagaggatCGTTGAATCGGGACGGAGATTGCGTAACGGCAGGTCGGTGTCGATCATCGAGACGATACGATCTACGTCGTTGCGATGTTCGAATGCTCGAAGGAACTGGTCTGCAATGTGTTGTTTTATCAGCTCATGTTCAGAGGTTAAGCGAGCAGAACACACTTACGCCAGACAAtggcaggaagaggaatatGTTTTGACGATTGAAAGTGCGCTGAATGATCTCCTAGATTCCTGACCTTTACAAAAGCATCTGGACCGACTGTCGCTTCCAACACTTGTTGATAAAGTTTGTTTAATGCTCCAAATGTCTTGGCTCGACCATGAATGGTTATACGATGTACAAAGGCATTGGGGTGGTAACATTGTAATGCGAGAATGAGTTTATCGACATTCTGCCGAAATTGAGAGTATAGGTCGTGTTGTTTGTTACTAACATTGGCGCGGGAGAGGGAGCGATGGATAGGAGCAAAATTGAACTTGGAATTGGGACGAAGGTCGGCTGTGGCGTCGAGCATACCGAAAAGAGCAGCTTCATCGCACTGATCAAGCAAGGTAAGAGCCGCAATGTTGACCATCATAAGTGACCTCAGaccttccccttccaaTCTCGCAGCAAGACGTTTCTCTCTATCCCACGAAAGCAAATCATTCgcatcttttccttgcaATTCTCTCATCTTGACTTTGCATGTGTTGAACGCATTCACAACGTCACCTGGTCGACCGATTTCGAgcaggcggaggaggatgaagaagaaaccgGAGATATGGTCCCGAGCGGCTGACTCGATTGACATGttaagaagaagaccatACTTCTCTGGAGAGATGGCTGCTAGCTTATTCAAATTGGGAGATCCGCGACGATGGAGGATGTCGGCAATGAATTCGGAGATGTATTTGAACGTTATTGAGTCAAATCGGGATATTGCGCCGAGATCGACAAGATGTGACCATATAAATATGACACGGTCGAGATTATATTCCTTCATGGCGATTGATAGCTCTTCGAGTTGAGCTGTGATGGGGTAATCAGGGGGtgggcggaggaggatgacatCGTTCTCGATAACATCCATTCTTCGTAGAGTGATAGGTTTTTTTGAAGGAGGGTGTTGGGATTTGGGGGTGGGTTTGAAGCTGGAAGGTTTGCGCCTTGACTTTTGTGAAgtagtagaagaagaagaacgggAAGAGCTAGCTGGCATAGGGCTGcgagaggaaaagagggcTATACGATGGAGCCATGATGTTGGCCCTGGACCTGCGACAGCCATAGCTACCGGTCGCATCGCTAATCGTAGTGGACTACATGGTTAATTAGCTCTGTACTTGAAATAAATATTGTACATCATGTCTGTCGACGGATAAAAGTAGTAGTCACTATGGAGAACAGCGAAACATGGAGTCAGTTCAAACTCACGCCAAATTAGTTCGAGTGTAGAGGGCTCAAACCCAGCTGAGATGATTAAACCCCGAAAAACAATAaatcttctttccaaaaGTTTGCGATGACATAGCAGCGCCGCAAATGAGTATGAAGTGTCGATTATAGGTAAAGTAGAAAAGCAAAGATGTCAACAAAAACACAACGAAGAGGCCAACGAATTCGAAGGGAACAAAAGATAATCATATGTATTACGTAAAATAAGAGACTGTACCGGAACGCTGGATCGTGGCAATAGTCCGCTTCAGTCCAAGCATGCAACTTTTTGACCTCATGAAGAAGTTGATAGGCCTCTTGAGATAGTGAAGAGTGACTTTTGAATTTTCTCCCTCGGCTTGCAGGTGGCGTTCGATATGCTAAAATGAAACTGGGTGAGTATATTACGTAAGCACAGTACCCCAGGCGTGAATGCTTTTTCCTCGAACAGAACAAACAAACATTGAATTTTCCCATTTGCTTGGTTAGTCAAACAGTCCTTTATGCTTGAAGAAAATACATCTAGCAACCTCCCTGGAGACGTGTAAGTTGTGCCCCCGCTTGATCCATGGTCGTGTCCCGCACCACGACTGTCTCACTAACCAATGCACAGCTCCAACCCATTTATAACCAAACCAAATTCTCCCAAGAAATCCAGAGGAAATAGTTCCACCTCTGACTCTACCCTAGCGTCCCTTCGCCAGGGTATGGGCCGGATGGACATCTCTTCCAAGGGTTCCTCAATCCCTTACACCATTGACGTCCGAGAGCGGAAAGACTCCAAAGATACTCGCCGAGAACTTGACCGTTTCGTGCCTGCCCGTCCTGCGTCCCTCTCGCACAATTCTCATTCCAGCTCTACTTTACCGACATTAGCTATCGATAGTGCTGGGCATACCCCTGATACCTCTGTCGATCATTCCTTATCCCAGGACCAATCGACACTCTCACTTCAAGCATCTCTCGGTCTCAACTCTAACCGCCGAATCCTGTCCTTCCAATCCGCCCCACCACTCGCGTCCCACGCTACTTCCCATCTCGATGCCCAGCGAAActaccttcttcaatcaTCCGCCTCGGCCAACCGGGGCACTGGATCCCACTCGGGTAAAGATACCAAGAAGCGAGCACCGCCGTACATGCCGGAGAGAGTGCTTGATGCGCCAGGATTTGAGGATGATTATTACTTGGATTTGATTGATTGGAGCTGCGCCAATAGGGTGGCGATTGGGTTGGGGGATATGGGCTATGTGTGGGATGCGGAGACGGGGAGTGTGAGTGCTTTGGGAAGTGGTGCCGAGTGAGTTCTATCTCATCGATAAGGATAATGCTGATAAGGTTCAGAGAGGATACGAATAAAGTTACATCCGTATCATGGTCCAACGACGGTGCATACCTCGCCATTGGTCTTGATACTGGTGATATAGAGGTTTGGgatgtggaagagaatAAGAAGATGCGGACGATGAAGGGCCATTTAGCAAGAGTACCGGTCATGAGTTGGCACGGGCATGTTCTTACTTCCGGTTGTAGGGACGGAAGTATCTACCATCACGATGTGAGGGTCGCGAAACACAAGGTTATGGAGTTGGTGGGGCATAACGCGGAAGTGTGTGGTCTTGCGTGGCGAAGCGATGGGCAGTTTTTGGCTAGTGGGGGTAATGACAATGTCGTCAATTGTTGGGAGTGAGTTCTTTCAACTCGGAAACGTAGCAAGTCTGATGTGAGTAGCGGCCGTATCGGCGCTTCAATCCTCAACGACGAAGGAACACCCCGCGGTGTCGCGAAATGGACAAAACGAAACCATACTGCAGCCGTCAAAGCCATCGCTTGGTCGCCCTGGCAATCATCTCTCCTTGCTACTGGTGGCGGAACTGCCGACAAACACATTCACTTCTGGTCCACTTCCACCGGCGCCCGAACTGCTTCTCTGCCTACTTCCACTCAAGTCACATCCCTCATTTTTTCCCCACATTCGAAAGAAATTCTCGGGACACACGGGTATCCGGATAATACCCTTACGCTGTGGACTTATCCGACGTTGGAGAAAATCTGGGAGGTGCCAGCGCATGATTCGAGGATTATCAGTTCGGCATTGAGTCCGGATGGGACGACGGTGTGTACAGGCGCGGGAGATGAGAACCTCAAGTTCTGGAAAGTATGGGAAGTGAGGcaggcaaagaaggagagggaagagggcgAGAGTGGGAGAGGCAAGACAGCCGTCAGGATTAGGTAAAGTTAAGTAGCGCACTAGTTCTAATGTTATTGATATGTCATGTATTTCTTTCGTATTTTGAACACTACCTAGGGAGCTCGTTGTGCATTGCATTGTAATTTTAAGCGATGGAGATCGGACCTACTTCACATGAATCTAGCAGTATCCTGCGCAAAGTGACGCACTCCCAATAAAAGTAAGTTTCACGAGCGATATTTTCGGGAATAGTACAGCGCTCAAACATAGTACACCACGAGTGACAAGCTTATATGGTTACGTCGGGCGATTGGTATCTGTAATGCCGACGATCCTTGTTGACACAAGATGGCCGTCTCATCATTCCGTTTTTCGAGTATGGAAGGACGGTCAGTCAGATTCTGCACAGGAGGACGTTGGGATGAACCATCCCAGTTGGCGTGATTATAATTGCAAGAAAGGGTAATTGTTTTGCAAATCAGGTGgatccatctctttttcacGTCAAActaaaaaaagaaagatgaacCCTGTTCCCTGATATTCCCCCTCCGCCTTTTTGAATGAAAACCAAAGCAAAAAACCTAAAGCAACAACTGGAAAACAAATCGCAAACCAGACCTAAACCAAATCCTCATACCGGCCTACAATCCTCGGGTAAGGAGAacagagggagaaaggtCGAGGGAGGTAAGGGAAAGGAATGAAGAGATGTTTACCAGCCGCCCTGGGCGTCGGCAGCGGGCTCAGCAGCCCAGTCACCGGCAACAGGCTCGTCGGACCAGTCAAGAGCTGCAAACACAAAAGTTAGAATTGTAGAaacttggagaagagggataaAAGATaaaaactcaccagtcTCGGTGGGCTGAGCAGCAAGAACAGCGTCGGCAGCGTTACCAGCGTCGTACTCGGCGGTCACACCAGCAGCGGCAGAGGTAGCGGCAGCTTCGGCGTCGGCACCCTCCTGagcggcggcggcagcagcCTTCTCGGCGGCCTCACGCTCAATCTCCTCGGGGTCAcggtagaagaagaggtcaGGGAGGACGTCCCAGCCAGAAGGACCGGTAGGGCCTCGGGGAACGGTGCCTCGGAGACGGAGAACTTCTCGGCAGAGGAGGTACCACATAAGACCGATAGAGTGACGAGACTTGTTGTTGGCGGGGATGGCAATGTCGACAAACTTGGTGGAAGCGTCAGTGTCACAGAAGGCGATGACACTATGAAGTTATTAGCAAACTGGACGGGGGAACGGGAGGTTGAAACGTACGGGATGTTGACGTAAGCAGCCTCTCGGATAGCCTGGTGGTCAACCCTGGGGTCGGTGACGATGATCACTCGGGGCTCCTTGAAAGATCGGGTGATGTAGTTAGTGAAGGAACCGGGGGTGAATCGGCCAGCGATAGCCTGGGCACCGGTGAAGGAGCCGTACTTGAGGACGGCACGGTGACCGTAGGGTCGGGCAGAGATAACACAGACGTCGTTGGGGTTCTCGATGGTAGCGAGGACACGGGCAGCAAGGACGAGCTTCTCCCAGGTCTTGCCGACGTTGATAACGTGGATACCTTTGC
It includes:
- a CDS encoding hypothetical protein (HMMPfam hit to WD40, WD domain, G-beta repeat, score: 110.2, E(): 4.7e-30) encodes the protein MLEENTSSNLPGDVSNPFITKPNSPKKSRGNSSTSDSTLASLRQGMGRMDISSKGSSIPYTIDVRERKDSKDTRRELDRFVPARPASLSHNSHSSSTLPTLAIDSAGHTPDTSVDHSLSQDQSTLSLQASLGLNSNRRILSFQSAPPLASHATSHLDAQRNYLLQSSASANRGTGSHSGKDTKKRAPPYMPERVLDAPGFEDDYYLDLIDWSCANRVAIGLGDMGYVWDAETGSVSALGSGAEEDTNKVTSVSWSNDGAYLAIGLDTGDIEVWDVEENKKMRTMKGHLARVPVMSWHGHVLTSGCRDGSIYHHDVRVAKHKVMELVGHNAEVCGLAWRSDGQFLASGGNDNVVNCWDGRIGASILNDEGTPRGVAKWTKRNHTAAVKAIAWSPWQSSLLATGGGTADKHIHFWSTSTGARTASLPTSTQVTSLIFSPHSKEILGTHGYPDNTLTLWTYPTLEKIWEVPAHDSRIISSALSPDGTTVCTGAGDENLKFWKVWEVRQAKKEREEGESGRGKTAVRIR
- a CDS encoding 40S ribosomal protein S0 (Match to ESTs gb|CF192876.1|CF192876, gb|CF193387.1|CF193387, gb|CF193386.1|CF193386; HMMPfam hit to Ribosomal_S2, Ribosomal protein S2, score: 289.4, E(): 5.8e-84), with the protein product MSADKLPKALQATEDDIQLLLAAQCHLGTKNCDKSMENYVWKRRADGIHVINVGKTWEKLVLAARVLATIENPNDVCVISARPYGHRAVLKYGSFTGAQAIAGRFTPGSFTNYITRSFKEPRVIIVTDPRVDHQAIREAAYVNIPVIAFCDTDASTKFVDIAIPANNKSRHSIGLMWYLLCREVLRLRGTVPRGPTGPSGWDVLPDLFFYRDPEEIEREAAEKAAAAAAQEGADAEAAATSAAAGVTAEYDAGNAADAVLAAQPTETALDWSDEPVAGDWAAEPAADAQGGW